The following is a genomic window from Candidatus Tanganyikabacteria bacterium.
CGCGACGAAACACGCGGGCTCCACGAGCCGCGCGCAGGCGCGGAGCTGCTTCAGCCCTACCCAGGGATCGATGAACACCGTGATGGCGCCCATCTTGAGCAGGGCGAGGATGAGCAGGTAGAGCTCCTGGCTCATCGGCACCATCAGGATCACGCGGTCGCCGGCGCGGATGCCGGCCGCGGCCAGGCCGGAGGCCAGGCGGCTCATGCGCGCGTGCAACTCGCCGAACGTCGTGATCCTGTGGCCCGAGGCGGCGAGATCGACGGGCGTGATCAGGGCAGGCTTGTCGGCGGCCCGGGAGGCCCAGTCA
Proteins encoded in this region:
- a CDS encoding AMP-binding protein, whose translation is MTSRVETSETHNLIHYLDDWASRAADKPALITPVDLAASGHRITTFGELHARMSRLASGLAAAGIRAGDRVILMVPMSQELYLLILALLKMGAITVFIDPWVGLKQLRACARLVEPACFVA